Proteins from a genomic interval of Papaver somniferum cultivar HN1 chromosome 4, ASM357369v1, whole genome shotgun sequence:
- the LOC113273992 gene encoding protein trichome birefringence-like 2 translates to MMLQNSKLEFFDNFFFTNTLHSKSRRNVISGIGYGVGISLLIVTLLFNYYSPLKPSSLLNHSSFHKRICFSKSFQNGIYISPWFLCHPNSTSSTPSYNATSELQNTSGNVSLLHDKETEISNVGVKNETIFIDGNLNKNSSILVQEVGDKLSVKEEEVLEGNQKNMTSGTSDLQLGEDSSRTTEEEQKCDIFDGQWVLREEAREPYYPVGSCPFVDSRHDCIRNRRPDNDYLKWQWQPNGCNISRLNTSDFLERMRGKKMVFVGDSLNRNMWESLVCMLWNVDIKVKKTGMYSVRFEDYNCSIEWVCAPFLVSPSTYFNTTTKKKMDTLRLDKMEKLVTLSRDADIMIFNSWHWWNHHKTGQNYFQEGNKVYLELDVLKAFEKALATWRRWIDMNIDSNKTQVVFRGYSDTHFSGGKWNTGGKCNRETGPISNETNFVEKYPLKVEILENALKRMKTPVLYLNVTKLTYYRADGHVSIYGRKHNTAEEEKNAAEKAVQDCNHWCVPGIPDVWNELLYTSLLKIGKL, encoded by the exons ATGATGTTGCAGAATTCTAAGCTTGAGTTTTTCGATAATTTCTTTTTCACGAACACATTACATTCAAAAAGTAGAAGAAATGTGATATCAGGTATTGGTTATGGAGTTGGAATTTCGCTTCTTATTGTTACACTTCTTTTCAATTACTACTCTCCATTAAAACCATCATCATTACTGAATCATTCTAGTTTTCATAAAAGAatttgtttctctaaatcatttcaaaatggaATTTACATATCTCCTTGGTTCCTTTGTCATCCAAATTCTACTAGTTCTACACCTTCTTATAATGCCACGTCAGAGTTGCAAAACACGTCTGGAAATGTTTCTTTGTTGCACGACAAAGAAACAGAAATCTCAAATGTGGGAGTGAAAAATGAAACTATCTTTATTGATGGTAATTTGAACAAGAATTCAAGTATTTTGGTTCAAGAAGTTGGAGATAAATTAtctgttaaagaagaagaagtactaGAAGGAAACCAGAAAAACATGACAAGCGGCACTTCTGATCTGCAGCTTGGAGAGGACAGTAGTAGGACGACTGAAGAAGAGCAaaaatgtgatatatttgatgGTCAATGGGTATTAAGGGAAGAAGCTAGGGAACCATATTATCCAGTTGGTTCTTGTCCATTTGTTGATAGCCGTCACGATTGTATCCGTAATAGGAGACCAGATAATGATTACTTGAAATGGCAATGGCAGCCCAATGGTTGCAATATCTCAAG ATTAAACACAAGTGATTTCTTGGAGAGAATGAGAGGAAAGAAAATGGTATTTGTGGGGGATTCATTGAATAGGAATATGTGGGAATCTCTAGTTTGTATGCTTTGGAATGTTGACATCAAAGTCAAGAAGACAGGAATGTATTCAGTCAGATTTGAG GATTATAACTGTTCCATTGAATGGGTGTGTGCTCCATTTTTGGTGAGTCCATCAACATATTTCAACACGACAACTAAGAAAAAAATGGACACTTTAAGATTGGATAAAATGGAAAAACTAGTAACATTATCTCGAGATGCTGATATCATGATCTTTAATTCATGGCACTGGTGGAATCATCATAAAACTGG GCAAAATTATTTCCAAGAAGGTAATAAAGTATATCTGGAGCTAGATGTACTTAAAGCATTCGAAAAAGCACTCGCTACATGGAGAAGATGGATTGACATGAATATCGACTCTAACAAAACCCAGGTTGTTTTTCGAGGATATTCCGATACCCATTTCAG TGGAGGCAAATGGAATACCGGTGGAAAATGCAACAGAGAAACAGGGCCAATTTCAAACGAAACCAATTTCGTAGAAAAGTATCCTTTGAAGGTGGAAATACTCGAAAACGCTCTAAAACGAATGAAGACGCCTGTTTTATATCTAAATGTAACTAAACTTACTTATTATCGAGCCGATGGGCACGTTTCAATTTATGGTAGAAAACACAACACAgctgaagaagagaagaatgcgGCCGAGAAGGCTGTACAGGATTGTAACCATTGGTGCGTACCTGGTATTCCTGATGTGTGGAACGAATTACTTTATACTTCTCTATTAAAGATCGGTAAATTATGA